One genomic segment of Pseudoalteromonas sp. GCY includes these proteins:
- a CDS encoding YbaK/EbsC family protein translates to MSQPLKSSSIRVQEFLASHGHNFTVTELADSTRTAKDAANAIGCTESQIAKSLIFKDSNTEKAVLIIASGSNQVSVKKVEAAINVKLEKANANFVREKTGFAIGGVPPVAHTDSVLTIIDKDLKQYDRIWAAAGTPNSVFELKAHDLDTLTGGTWLDIAK, encoded by the coding sequence ATGTCACAGCCGTTAAAATCCTCATCAATACGTGTTCAAGAGTTCCTAGCCAGTCATGGGCATAACTTCACCGTTACAGAGCTTGCAGACTCTACTCGTACGGCGAAAGATGCTGCAAATGCGATTGGTTGCACTGAGTCTCAAATCGCTAAGTCTCTGATATTTAAAGATAGCAATACTGAAAAGGCGGTCTTGATAATTGCTTCTGGTAGCAACCAAGTGTCCGTGAAAAAAGTGGAAGCCGCAATTAATGTAAAGCTTGAAAAAGCGAACGCAAACTTTGTGCGGGAAAAAACCGGGTTTGCCATTGGCGGTGTGCCTCCTGTGGCGCACACTGACTCCGTGTTGACGATAATTGATAAAGATTTAAAGCAATATGATCGTATTTGGGCTGCTGCAGGCACGCCCAACTCGGTTTTTGAATTAAAAGCGCATGATTTAGATACGCTTACGGGTGGCACTTGGTTAGATATTGCGAAGTAA